One genomic window of Pseudoxanthomonas sp. includes the following:
- a CDS encoding NTP transferase domain-containing protein: MTFTDAPLHGLVLAGGYSTRMGRDKAQLSYGRQPQLQAAFAVLQTVVAHCHVSVRADQRDEPLRARFPQIVDARTDIGPAAGLLAAHAAAPEAAWLAVACDLPLLDADTLEQLIAAREPGFAAIAFRSAHDGLAEPLCAIWEPLALQRLQRQVDDGRYGLRSVLAGDDVRLLPLPTPHVLDNANTPDDRAALLRRSVLDHG, translated from the coding sequence ATGACGTTCACCGATGCCCCCCTGCACGGCCTGGTCCTGGCCGGCGGCTACAGCACCCGCATGGGGCGCGACAAAGCCCAGCTCAGCTATGGCAGGCAGCCACAGCTGCAGGCCGCGTTCGCGGTACTGCAAACGGTGGTGGCGCATTGCCATGTCTCAGTGCGTGCCGACCAGCGCGATGAGCCCTTGCGCGCGCGTTTTCCGCAGATCGTCGATGCGCGCACCGACATCGGCCCGGCCGCCGGCCTGCTGGCCGCACACGCCGCCGCGCCCGAGGCCGCGTGGCTGGCCGTGGCCTGCGATCTTCCACTGCTGGATGCCGACACGCTGGAACAGCTGATCGCCGCCCGCGAACCCGGCTTCGCCGCCATCGCGTTCCGCAGCGCCCACGACGGGCTGGCCGAACCGCTGTGCGCGATCTGGGAACCGCTCGCCCTGCAGCGACTGCAACGGCAGGTCGACGACGGGCGTTACGGGCTGCGCAGCGTGCTGGCCGGCGATGACGTCCGCCTGTTGCCGCTACCGACGCCGCATGTGCTCGACAATGCAAACACCCCGGACGACCGCGCGGCGCTGCTTCGCCGCAGCGTGCTTGACCATGGCTGA
- a CDS encoding FadR/GntR family transcriptional regulator, producing the protein MSENRLYQSIAAEILKLIEAGEFPPGSRLPGERDLAERFGVSRVTIREAEIALEAQGWIAIKTGSGVYVRARPSTATGSLPDVSAFDLTAARIMIEAEAAALAASRITDTEVIELEGLLAAMIDPAASEAEHNEHDRKFHLAIARICGNPVVEYCIQQIWRMRTELPRVKQVYARVCHDDGNAKTDEHTAILDGLKARDPAAARNAMRGHFQRLFESMLEATESEALAEIRRRTQEDRERFLATTRI; encoded by the coding sequence ATGTCGGAGAATCGTCTCTACCAGTCCATCGCCGCGGAAATCCTCAAGCTGATCGAAGCGGGGGAATTTCCACCGGGCTCGCGCCTGCCGGGCGAGCGTGACCTGGCCGAACGCTTCGGTGTCAGCCGCGTCACCATCCGCGAGGCGGAAATCGCGCTGGAAGCGCAGGGCTGGATCGCCATCAAGACCGGTTCGGGCGTGTATGTGCGTGCGCGCCCATCCACGGCCACCGGATCGCTGCCCGATGTCAGCGCGTTCGACCTGACCGCCGCCCGCATCATGATCGAAGCCGAAGCTGCGGCCCTGGCTGCCAGCCGCATCACCGACACCGAAGTGATCGAACTGGAAGGCCTGCTGGCCGCGATGATCGACCCGGCCGCCAGCGAGGCCGAGCACAACGAGCACGACCGCAAGTTCCACCTGGCCATCGCCCGCATCTGCGGCAATCCGGTGGTCGAATACTGCATCCAGCAGATCTGGCGCATGCGGACCGAGCTGCCGCGGGTCAAGCAGGTCTATGCGCGGGTCTGCCACGACGATGGCAACGCCAAGACCGATGAGCACACCGCGATCCTGGATGGCCTGAAGGCGCGCGATCCGGCCGCGGCGCGCAATGCGATGCGCGGGCATTTCCAGCGCCTGTTCGAATCGATGCTGGAAGCGACCGAAAGCGAGGCGCTGGCCGAGATCCGCCGTCGCACCCAGGAAGACCGCGAGCGCTTCCTGGCGACCACGCGGATCTGA
- a CDS encoding alginate lyase family protein yields the protein MIRPTSLSLLLASALVLASAPVLAPAASAATQQQTGDASPVLVTPAEWKAMAAQGGSAPMFAREQQRTTKQLDAMIKRGIDVPVPKDPGGGYTHEQHKRNYQAIEAAGTLYRLTGDKRYATYARDVLLQYARLYPTLGPHPAGRNEVPGRLFWQMLNDSVWVVHAIAGYDAIRDTLSPADRQNIDDNVFRAMARFMSDQSADNFNKIHNHATWAVAAVGMTGYVLRDPQLVSKALKGTREDGSAGFLKQIDQLFSPDGYYEEGPYYQRYALAPFILFADAIERNEPRRVIFQYRDGVLLKAVDTLVQSSYGGYFFPLNDAILDKGLDTEELVAGIDIAYAQTGDAKLLSIAQRQQRVLLSPEGLQVASALKAGKAKPFDFRPALLRDGGDGRQGAMSILRMNGEDGQALVMKNTTQGMGHGHFDKLNWLFYDNGQSVVTDYGAARFLNVEAKQGGTYLPENKSWAKQTVAHNTLVVNETSHFDSDWKVGETRPPTPLLFQVTGDMQITSARMEGAYDGVRFTRTMALLSHPELGEPVVIDLLRVNGNTPARYDLPLHFNGHIMQVGFKAEHAVAQRPVLGKDNGYQHLWVDATSQPAAAQRTLEWLLDGRFYTYRFDSSAPTRAILAESGANDPDFNLRREPVLIQRMDGQKDATFFGVLEPHGEYNGTAEYVRGANSHIDRIERVTGSDADVIVLTLAGGKTLALGVANDPSNAASEHHVSGNGYDYRWRGGWARFEEKSGTAQTPPPEARP from the coding sequence ATGATTCGACCCACCTCCCTGTCCCTGTTGCTGGCCTCCGCGCTGGTACTCGCTTCGGCGCCGGTGCTGGCGCCGGCCGCGTCGGCTGCCACGCAGCAACAGACCGGTGATGCGTCGCCGGTGCTGGTGACGCCGGCCGAGTGGAAGGCGATGGCCGCGCAGGGCGGCAGTGCACCGATGTTCGCGCGCGAGCAACAGCGCACGACCAAACAGCTGGACGCGATGATCAAGCGTGGCATCGATGTGCCGGTGCCGAAGGATCCGGGCGGTGGCTACACCCACGAACAGCACAAGCGCAATTACCAGGCCATCGAAGCGGCAGGCACGCTATATCGGCTGACTGGCGACAAGCGCTACGCAACGTATGCGCGCGACGTGCTGCTGCAGTACGCCAGGCTGTATCCCACGCTCGGCCCGCATCCGGCCGGGCGCAACGAAGTGCCGGGCCGGCTGTTCTGGCAGATGCTCAATGATTCGGTGTGGGTGGTGCATGCCATCGCCGGTTACGACGCGATCCGTGACACGCTCTCGCCCGCGGATCGCCAGAACATCGACGACAACGTCTTTCGCGCGATGGCGCGCTTCATGTCCGACCAGTCGGCGGACAACTTCAACAAGATCCACAACCACGCCACCTGGGCGGTGGCCGCGGTCGGCATGACCGGCTACGTGCTGCGCGATCCGCAGCTGGTGAGCAAGGCGCTGAAGGGCACCAGGGAAGACGGCAGCGCCGGCTTCCTCAAGCAGATTGACCAGTTGTTCTCGCCTGATGGCTATTACGAGGAAGGACCGTACTACCAGCGTTATGCGTTGGCGCCGTTCATCCTGTTTGCCGATGCGATCGAGCGCAACGAGCCCAGGCGCGTGATCTTCCAGTATCGCGACGGCGTGCTGCTCAAGGCAGTCGATACGCTGGTGCAGAGCAGCTATGGCGGTTACTTCTTCCCGCTCAACGACGCGATCCTGGACAAGGGCCTGGACACCGAGGAACTGGTGGCGGGTATCGACATCGCCTACGCGCAGACCGGCGATGCCAAGTTGCTGTCCATCGCACAGCGCCAGCAGCGCGTGCTGCTGTCGCCCGAGGGCCTGCAGGTTGCCAGTGCGCTGAAGGCCGGCAAGGCCAAGCCGTTCGACTTCCGTCCGGCGCTGCTGCGCGATGGTGGCGATGGCAGGCAGGGCGCGATGTCGATCCTGCGCATGAATGGCGAGGACGGCCAGGCGCTGGTGATGAAGAACACCACCCAGGGCATGGGCCACGGCCACTTCGACAAGCTCAACTGGCTGTTCTACGACAACGGCCAGAGCGTGGTGACCGACTACGGCGCGGCCCGCTTCCTCAACGTCGAGGCCAAGCAGGGCGGCACCTACCTGCCGGAGAACAAGAGCTGGGCCAAGCAGACCGTAGCCCACAACACGCTGGTGGTGAACGAGACCAGCCACTTCGACAGCGACTGGAAGGTGGGCGAGACCCGGCCGCCGACACCGCTGCTGTTCCAGGTGACCGGCGACATGCAGATCACCTCGGCGCGCATGGAAGGGGCCTACGACGGCGTGCGCTTCACCCGGACGATGGCGCTGCTGTCGCATCCAGAGCTGGGCGAGCCGGTGGTGATCGACCTGCTGCGTGTCAACGGCAACACGCCGGCCCGCTACGACCTGCCGCTGCACTTCAACGGCCACATCATGCAGGTGGGTTTCAAGGCCGAACACGCCGTCGCTCAGCGCCCGGTGCTGGGCAAGGACAACGGCTACCAGCACCTGTGGGTGGATGCGACCTCGCAGCCGGCCGCGGCGCAGCGCACACTGGAATGGCTGCTTGACGGGCGCTTCTACACTTATCGCTTCGACAGCAGTGCGCCGACCCGCGCGATCCTGGCCGAGAGCGGCGCGAACGATCCGGACTTCAACCTGCGCCGCGAGCCGGTGCTGATCCAGCGCATGGACGGGCAGAAGGACGCGACCTTCTTCGGCGTGCTGGAGCCACATGGCGAATACAACGGCACCGCCGAATACGTGCGCGGCGCCAACAGCCACATCGACAGGATCGAGCGTGTCACCGGCAGCGATGCCGATGTGATCGTGCTGACCCTGGCCGGTGGCAAGACCCTGGCGCTGGGCGTGGCCAACGATCCGTCCAATGCGGCGAGTGAGCACCACGTCAGCGGCAATGGATACGACTACCGCTGGCGCGGCGGCTGGGCGCGCTTCGAAGAGAAGTCCGGCACCGCGCAGACCCCGCCGCCGGAGGCCAGGCCGTGA
- a CDS encoding glucose 1-dehydrogenase, whose product MQFKDKVAIVTGGGRDIGREVSIKLAAAGAKVVVNYANDEASAQATADQIAAAGGTAIVHRADVSDAKAVDGLVAATQAAFGQKIDVLVNVAGGMVERRPLADIDEAFFHKVMDLNLTSTYLTIRAVVPHMGEGASIVNFASQAGRDGGGPGAAIYATSKAGVMTFTRAMAKELGPKGIRVNALCCGMIATRFHDEFTKPEVRTAVAGATPLRRQGDAAEAADVAVYLASPASSFIQGANLDVNGGTYFS is encoded by the coding sequence ATGCAATTCAAAGACAAAGTCGCCATCGTCACCGGCGGTGGCCGCGACATCGGCCGCGAAGTTTCGATCAAGCTGGCAGCCGCCGGCGCCAAGGTCGTCGTCAATTACGCCAACGACGAGGCCAGCGCACAGGCGACAGCCGACCAGATCGCCGCCGCGGGCGGCACGGCCATCGTGCATCGTGCCGACGTCAGCGATGCCAAGGCCGTCGATGGCCTGGTCGCGGCCACGCAGGCTGCGTTCGGGCAGAAGATCGACGTGCTGGTGAACGTGGCCGGCGGCATGGTCGAACGTCGTCCGCTGGCCGACATCGACGAGGCCTTCTTCCACAAGGTCATGGACCTCAACCTGACCTCGACCTACCTGACCATCCGCGCAGTGGTTCCGCACATGGGCGAGGGGGCATCCATCGTGAACTTCGCTTCGCAAGCCGGGCGCGATGGCGGTGGTCCGGGCGCAGCGATCTATGCAACCTCCAAGGCCGGCGTGATGACCTTCACCCGCGCCATGGCCAAGGAACTCGGACCCAAGGGCATCCGCGTCAACGCGTTGTGCTGCGGCATGATCGCCACGCGCTTCCATGACGAATTCACCAAGCCGGAAGTGCGCACCGCCGTCGCAGGCGCCACGCCGCTGCGTCGCCAGGGCGATGCGGCCGAGGCGGCCGATGTCGCGGTCTACCTGGCATCGCCGGCCTCCAGCTTCATCCAGGGGGCAAACCTGGACGTCAACGGCGGCACCTACTTTTCCTGA
- a CDS encoding TonB-dependent receptor translates to MYALLASTSGAAMAQTSSPANPSTSPAASPAANTPAVATTPAQDSTQAAADPTTLDQVQVTGVRASIQSSIDKKRDDTVISDVLSAQDIGDLPAPSLADAIETLTGAASTRDKTGASEISIRGLGAFLSSTNFNGREITNGSGDRSVNFNMFPAELINTVAIYKTQRADLIEGGVAGTIGLETVKPLDYGKRAVQLDAKGTWAEYDNKFRDKDGIGWRGTGSYIDQFEFANGGKLGVSLGIQALDGSDPEESMTSGSTWYACDGTQVNYTGNCSEVDGNQVAAGAPYYLAPSSRIYRLKQERNDRQSEFASVQWRPNDVVELNVDYEHTDRNWHENRSDLSLSNTRRSINDRVVDENGVLQSFSGSTSIDSTSTKYDRNEEYTGGGVNLILRPSAAWEISTDLSYSHTLRQDTQRITRLRANRNGIDGVTPGISSGTTGYVNYDWVNDGDIPGITLDPAFDPNNADAYTGAAQVSSRETDNEHTIRAGRFDVSYMPEDGFLTKIKAGLRAAEADYTYFDNTVTTAISSTTAAGRAQIIAANQACRTAFPQSDFLEDGGSGNTISSWAYFDPSCLYETLTGSSDLNIDTNLVDPSNVDVTEKTKSLYLMGEFRSELFGIPYSGNAGVRWVKTDVRSAGARTDLVITDNGDGTIQLDSTGNYQTSVFKAGNDKLLPSINAAFELHPDLLLRVAAYRAMSRPDIAALGAGRTITVTNGESYANLADALDGITAAGNPAAEPLMSWNGDVSLEWYPNADTILAGALYWKQFNGGTQTALVNEAYNINGQSVIVPVRQEVTTDEKSTLTGFELSASHRFSYLPKPFDGLGFKVSYNYADANYETQDPRLGEQLDTATGLVTPAIVAPAGLSGYSRHVLSGSLYWDIGKFSMQAIGKFRSHYYQDFTGNAAQQNRYYGDNTAVDFRASYRFDKHLSMSLELMNLTNEARVAYQPEYGNFREYVTYGRRAYLGVRYRF, encoded by the coding sequence ATGTACGCCCTGCTCGCCTCGACCAGTGGCGCAGCCATGGCCCAGACCAGCTCGCCGGCCAATCCGTCGACCAGCCCGGCGGCCAGCCCGGCGGCCAACACCCCGGCCGTGGCAACGACACCGGCGCAAGACAGCACCCAGGCCGCAGCCGACCCGACCACACTGGACCAGGTCCAGGTCACCGGGGTGCGCGCCTCCATCCAGTCGTCCATCGACAAGAAGCGCGATGACACGGTGATCTCCGACGTGCTGTCGGCGCAGGACATCGGCGACCTGCCGGCGCCCTCGCTGGCCGACGCCATCGAGACCCTGACCGGCGCCGCCTCCACCCGCGACAAGACCGGCGCATCGGAAATTTCGATCCGCGGCCTCGGCGCGTTCCTGAGCAGCACCAACTTCAACGGCCGCGAGATCACCAACGGCAGCGGCGACCGCTCGGTCAACTTCAACATGTTCCCCGCCGAGCTGATCAACACGGTGGCCATCTACAAGACCCAGCGCGCCGACCTGATCGAAGGCGGCGTCGCCGGCACCATCGGCCTGGAGACCGTCAAGCCACTGGACTACGGCAAGCGCGCGGTCCAGCTGGACGCCAAGGGCACCTGGGCCGAATACGACAACAAGTTCCGCGACAAGGACGGCATCGGCTGGCGCGGCACCGGCAGCTACATCGACCAGTTCGAATTCGCCAACGGCGGCAAGCTGGGCGTGTCGCTGGGCATCCAGGCGCTGGACGGCAGCGACCCGGAAGAGAGCATGACCAGCGGCTCCACCTGGTATGCCTGCGACGGCACCCAGGTGAACTACACCGGCAACTGCAGCGAGGTCGATGGCAACCAGGTTGCCGCCGGTGCGCCGTATTACCTGGCGCCAAGCAGCCGCATCTATCGCCTCAAGCAGGAGCGCAACGACCGCCAGAGCGAATTCGCCTCGGTGCAGTGGCGACCCAACGACGTGGTCGAGCTCAACGTCGATTACGAACACACCGACCGCAACTGGCACGAGAACCGCTCGGACCTGAGCCTGTCCAATACGCGTCGTTCGATCAACGACCGCGTGGTCGATGAAAACGGCGTGCTGCAGAGTTTCTCCGGCAGCACCTCGATCGATTCGACCTCGACCAAGTACGACCGCAACGAGGAATACACCGGCGGCGGCGTGAACCTGATCCTGCGCCCGTCCGCAGCCTGGGAGATCTCCACCGACCTGTCCTATTCGCACACGCTGCGCCAGGACACCCAGCGCATCACCCGCCTGCGGGCCAACCGCAACGGCATCGACGGTGTCACCCCGGGCATCAGCAGCGGCACCACCGGCTATGTCAATTACGACTGGGTCAACGATGGCGATATCCCGGGCATCACCCTGGACCCTGCGTTCGACCCCAACAACGCCGATGCCTATACCGGTGCGGCGCAGGTCAGCTCGCGCGAAACCGACAACGAGCACACCATCCGCGCCGGCCGGTTCGACGTGAGCTACATGCCCGAAGACGGCTTCCTGACGAAGATCAAGGCGGGGCTGCGTGCGGCCGAGGCCGATTACACCTACTTCGACAACACCGTCACCACGGCCATCAGCTCCACCACCGCCGCCGGTCGCGCGCAGATCATCGCGGCCAACCAGGCGTGTCGTACCGCGTTCCCGCAGAGCGATTTCCTCGAAGACGGCGGCAGCGGCAACACGATCAGCAGCTGGGCCTACTTCGATCCGAGCTGCCTGTACGAGACCCTGACCGGCAGCAGCGATCTCAACATCGACACCAACCTGGTCGATCCGAGCAACGTCGATGTAACCGAGAAGACCAAATCGCTGTACCTGATGGGCGAGTTCCGCAGCGAGCTGTTTGGCATTCCCTACTCCGGTAACGCCGGCGTGCGCTGGGTCAAGACCGACGTGCGTTCGGCCGGTGCCCGCACCGATCTGGTCATCACCGACAACGGCGACGGCACCATCCAGCTCGATTCCACCGGCAACTACCAGACCAGCGTGTTCAAGGCCGGCAACGACAAGCTGCTGCCCAGCATCAACGCTGCGTTCGAACTGCACCCGGACCTGCTGCTGCGCGTGGCGGCCTATCGCGCGATGTCGCGCCCGGACATCGCCGCCCTGGGCGCCGGCCGCACCATCACCGTCACCAATGGCGAGAGCTACGCCAACCTGGCCGACGCGCTGGATGGCATCACCGCCGCCGGCAACCCGGCTGCCGAACCGCTGATGTCATGGAATGGCGATGTGTCGCTGGAGTGGTACCCGAACGCCGACACCATCCTGGCCGGCGCGTTGTACTGGAAGCAGTTCAACGGCGGCACCCAGACCGCGCTGGTCAACGAGGCCTACAACATCAACGGCCAGAGCGTGATCGTGCCGGTGCGACAGGAAGTCACCACCGATGAAAAGAGCACGCTGACCGGTTTCGAGCTGAGTGCCTCGCACCGGTTCTCGTACCTGCCCAAGCCCTTCGATGGCCTGGGCTTCAAGGTCAGCTACAACTACGCCGATGCCAACTACGAAACCCAGGACCCGCGCCTGGGCGAGCAGCTCGACACGGCCACTGGCCTGGTCACTCCGGCCATCGTCGCGCCGGCAGGCCTGAGCGGCTATTCGCGCCATGTGCTGTCCGGTTCGCTGTACTGGGACATCGGCAAGTTCAGCATGCAGGCGATCGGCAAGTTCCGCTCGCACTACTACCAGGACTTCACCGGCAACGCGGCCCAGCAGAACCGCTATTACGGCGACAACACTGCGGTGGATTTCCGCGCCAGCTACCGGTTCGACAAACACCTGTCCATGTCGCTGGAATTGATGAACCTGACCAACGAAGCACGCGTGGCGTACCAGCCCGAATATGGCAACTTCCGCGAATACGTCACCTACGGGCGACGTGCATATCTCGGTGTACGATATCGTTTCTGA
- a CDS encoding MFS transporter: MSRARSSVRWLIVALIAVATVINYIDRNALAVMWPEIARDVGATKEDYALLVTVFMLFYAAGQFVFGRLFDIIGTRMGFALSIGVWSISIALHSVTHSILSFSLVRAMLGISEAGAWPGAVKANAEWFPARERALAQGIFNAGASVGAIISAPLIALLFLWLGWRGTFILVGALGFVWLLPWLVIYRAGPDKHPWVSEAERVLILDKPAQSEANPVPEYLPTVRQLMSHRQSWGIVIARFFLDPIWWLFVSWLPIYLAETFGFDIKQIGIFAWVPYVGAALGSLGGGWLSGRLIAAGWSVDRARKWSITLGCVVMAPALLGAVLATDPLWAVITIAAVLFGFQVAIGNIQTLPGDLFNGKSVGSMAGIGGMAAVAGTLITTWLVPVMTAKSYAPIFILVAALVPLSLIATWWITGPIRKLDGPARRG; this comes from the coding sequence GTGAGTCGCGCGCGTTCGTCCGTGCGCTGGCTGATCGTGGCCCTGATCGCCGTGGCCACGGTGATCAATTACATCGACCGCAATGCACTGGCCGTGATGTGGCCGGAGATCGCCAGGGACGTCGGCGCGACCAAGGAGGACTACGCGCTGCTGGTGACGGTGTTCATGCTGTTCTATGCGGCCGGCCAGTTCGTGTTTGGCCGCCTGTTCGACATCATCGGTACGCGCATGGGGTTTGCGTTGTCGATTGGCGTGTGGTCGATCTCGATCGCGCTGCACTCGGTGACTCATTCCATCCTGTCCTTCAGCCTGGTGCGGGCGATGCTCGGCATCAGCGAGGCCGGCGCCTGGCCTGGCGCGGTCAAGGCCAATGCCGAGTGGTTCCCTGCGCGCGAGCGCGCACTGGCGCAGGGCATCTTCAACGCAGGCGCCTCGGTGGGCGCGATCATCTCCGCACCGCTGATCGCGCTGCTGTTCCTGTGGCTGGGCTGGCGCGGCACCTTCATCCTGGTCGGTGCGCTGGGCTTTGTCTGGCTGCTGCCGTGGCTGGTGATCTATCGCGCCGGCCCGGACAAGCATCCGTGGGTGAGCGAAGCCGAACGCGTGCTGATCCTGGACAAACCGGCGCAGTCCGAAGCCAATCCCGTGCCGGAATACCTGCCGACCGTGCGCCAGCTGATGTCGCACCGGCAGAGCTGGGGCATCGTGATCGCACGGTTCTTCCTGGACCCGATCTGGTGGCTGTTCGTGTCGTGGTTGCCGATCTACCTGGCCGAGACCTTCGGCTTCGACATCAAGCAGATCGGTATCTTCGCCTGGGTGCCCTACGTCGGCGCTGCATTGGGCAGCCTGGGCGGTGGCTGGCTCTCGGGCCGGTTGATCGCGGCGGGCTGGAGCGTGGATCGCGCGCGCAAATGGTCCATCACCCTGGGCTGCGTGGTGATGGCGCCGGCGCTGCTGGGCGCGGTGCTCGCCACCGATCCACTGTGGGCGGTGATCACGATTGCGGCGGTGCTGTTCGGCTTCCAGGTGGCCATCGGCAACATCCAGACGCTGCCGGGTGACCTGTTCAACGGCAAGTCCGTCGGCTCGATGGCTGGCATCGGCGGCATGGCCGCGGTCGCCGGAACGCTGATCACCACCTGGCTGGTGCCGGTGATGACGGCCAAATCCTATGCCCCGATTTTCATCCTGGTTGCCGCCCTGGTGCCGCTGTCGTTGATCGCGACGTGGTGGATCACCGGCCCGATCAGGAAGCTCGACGGTCCCGCACGACGCGGCTGA
- a CDS encoding polysaccharide lyase 6 family protein gives MRFQASGVLALLLMLGATEASAASAPKPRTLLVHDMAQYQRAVAALQPGDTVTLADGTWRDARLVFKAKGRDGQPIRLTAQTPGKVILSGQSDLRLAGEYLEVSNLVFRDGWAPGGEAVSFRLSRSERADHSRVTGMVIDGYSKPDRNESDHWVALYGHDNRFDHNQLLGKTNRGTTLVVVRDDEQGLDNRHRIDHNWFGPRPNLGSNGGETIRVGTSHDSLSDSHTVVEDNWFEGCDGEVEIVSNKSGGNIYRGNVFFHSRGSMVLRHGSGNLVERNVFLGGGKAHTGGVRVINGHQTIRDNYFEGLAGENFAAALSVMYGAVDAPKNRYAQVDHAVIERNTWVDVRQLLLGTGKDDERNAAPKDSRFANNLIVNGKDDPLAVQGDIGGITFEGNVQSLAASTGFPNGVTAQAVTMTRAMTGLQVPAKALDDIGAPRDLAPIARDAVGVDWYPKDVVRATLDSGAIRKVAPGEDTLTAAVKAARPGDRLQLAAGRYTVNEVLALSRPLSLQGPASGRAQLFFSRPTLFDLHPGSDLRLARISIDGVQTPDEAGNAVVRIADGGNTANYTLIIEDSQLQHMDGNRGFDVIAAGKGTMADLIALRNVQASDISGRVIAAAADADNGGTYNAERVEIARSTFTRIGGPVLDLSRGGTDESTFGPALDVRDSQFIQVGRKTDASLRLHGVQHARLTGNTFRDSAAVRFTHAVGTPTLLAAGNQFDGTPALQSDLPVEAKQ, from the coding sequence ATGCGTTTTCAAGCGTCCGGCGTGTTGGCCTTGCTGCTTATGCTGGGCGCCACAGAAGCATCGGCGGCATCGGCGCCCAAGCCACGCACGCTGCTGGTTCACGACATGGCGCAGTACCAGCGCGCCGTCGCCGCGCTCCAGCCGGGCGACACGGTGACGCTCGCCGATGGCACCTGGCGCGACGCGCGCCTGGTCTTCAAGGCCAAGGGGCGCGACGGCCAGCCGATCAGGCTCACCGCGCAGACGCCGGGCAAGGTGATCCTCAGTGGTCAGTCCGATCTGCGCCTGGCCGGCGAATACCTGGAAGTGTCGAACCTGGTGTTCCGTGATGGTTGGGCGCCGGGGGGCGAGGCGGTGTCGTTCCGTCTCTCGCGTAGCGAGCGCGCCGACCACAGTCGCGTGACCGGCATGGTGATCGACGGCTACAGCAAGCCCGACCGCAATGAGTCCGACCACTGGGTCGCCCTGTACGGCCACGACAACCGCTTCGACCACAACCAGCTGCTGGGCAAGACCAACCGCGGCACCACGCTGGTGGTGGTACGCGATGACGAACAGGGCCTGGACAACCGCCACCGCATCGACCACAACTGGTTCGGGCCGCGGCCCAACCTTGGGTCCAACGGCGGCGAGACCATCCGCGTCGGCACCAGCCACGATTCGCTGAGCGATTCGCATACGGTGGTGGAGGACAACTGGTTCGAGGGATGCGATGGCGAGGTGGAGATCGTCTCCAACAAGTCCGGCGGCAATATCTATCGTGGCAACGTGTTCTTCCATTCGCGTGGCTCGATGGTGCTGCGCCATGGCAGCGGCAACCTGGTCGAGCGCAACGTGTTCCTGGGCGGCGGCAAGGCCCACACCGGCGGCGTGCGCGTGATCAACGGCCACCAGACCATCCGTGACAATTACTTCGAAGGCCTGGCCGGTGAGAACTTCGCCGCTGCGCTGAGCGTGATGTACGGCGCGGTCGATGCGCCGAAGAACCGTTACGCCCAGGTTGATCATGCCGTGATCGAGCGCAACACCTGGGTCGACGTGCGCCAGCTGCTGCTGGGCACCGGCAAGGACGACGAGCGCAACGCCGCGCCGAAAGACAGCCGCTTCGCCAACAACCTGATCGTCAACGGCAAGGACGATCCGCTGGCGGTGCAGGGTGACATCGGCGGCATTACGTTCGAAGGCAACGTGCAGAGCCTGGCCGCATCGACGGGCTTTCCGAACGGCGTCACGGCGCAGGCCGTGACGATGACGCGCGCGATGACGGGCCTACAGGTGCCGGCCAAGGCGCTGGACGACATCGGCGCGCCGCGCGACCTGGCGCCGATCGCGCGCGACGCGGTCGGCGTGGACTGGTATCCCAAGGACGTCGTGCGCGCGACGCTGGACAGTGGTGCGATCCGCAAAGTCGCACCAGGCGAAGACACCCTGACCGCCGCGGTGAAAGCCGCCCGGCCCGGTGACCGCCTGCAACTGGCGGCTGGCCGCTACACCGTCAATGAAGTGCTGGCGCTGTCGCGGCCGTTGAGCCTGCAGGGGCCGGCATCGGGCAGGGCGCAGCTGTTCTTCAGCCGGCCAACCCTGTTCGACCTGCATCCGGGCAGCGACCTGCGGTTGGCGCGCATCAGCATCGACGGCGTGCAGACGCCGGACGAAGCCGGCAACGCGGTCGTGCGGATTGCCGATGGTGGCAACACCGCCAACTACACGCTGATCATCGAAGACAGCCAGCTGCAGCACATGGATGGCAATCGCGGCTTCGACGTGATCGCCGCTGGCAAGGGCACGATGGCCGACCTGATCGCGCTGCGGAACGTGCAGGCCAGCGACATCAGCGGCCGGGTCATCGCCGCTGCGGCCGACGCCGACAACGGCGGTACCTACAACGCCGAGCGCGTGGAGATCGCACGATCCACCTTCACCCGCATCGGCGGGCCGGTGCTGGACCTGTCTCGCGGCGGCACCGACGAGAGCACCTTCGGCCCGGCGCTGGACGTGCGCGATTCGCAGTTCATCCAGGTCGGTCGCAAAACGGACGCGTCGTTGCGCCTGCACGGCGTGCAGCATGCCCGGCTGACAGGCAATACCTTCCGTGACAGCGCCGCCGTGCGCTTCACCCATGCGGTGGGCACACCGACACTGCTTGCCGCGGGCAACCAGTTCGACGGCACGCCCGCGCTCCAGTCCGATCTTCCGGTTGAGGCAAAGCAATGA